A genome region from Acidobacteriota bacterium includes the following:
- a CDS encoding proline dehydrogenase, with amino-acid sequence MRRGRRALLRALMLVPRGLVWRFARTYIAGDTLEDGLAVARRLNEEGCRATLDVLGEGVRDERAVREYVDAYKRAIDGIVGSGVQANVSVKPTALGLALSSGLALEAVGEVLERAARDGLTVRLDMEDSSVTQKTLDLYRALRQRGHDNVGVVLQAYLRRTLDDVRRLASEGASVRICKGIYIEPREIAYQDDDVVRRSFVDAVRVMLDGDGTFTAVATHDEALVFETRRLLRERDIGPDRYEFQMLLGVDAELRRLIVAEGHPMRVYVPFGSGWYAYSLRRLVENPRLASHVARNVLGFGPGRSADAAAGG; translated from the coding sequence ATGAGGCGGGGACGTCGGGCGCTGCTGCGGGCGTTGATGCTGGTGCCCAGAGGGCTCGTCTGGCGTTTCGCCCGGACCTACATCGCGGGGGACACGCTCGAGGACGGGCTCGCGGTCGCGAGACGGCTCAACGAGGAGGGCTGCCGCGCCACGCTGGACGTTCTGGGGGAGGGTGTCCGGGACGAGAGAGCGGTCCGAGAGTACGTGGACGCCTACAAGCGGGCGATCGACGGCATCGTCGGCAGCGGCGTGCAGGCCAATGTCTCCGTGAAGCCCACCGCGCTCGGACTCGCGCTCTCGTCCGGCCTGGCGCTCGAGGCGGTGGGGGAGGTGCTCGAGCGGGCGGCACGCGACGGTCTCACCGTCCGCCTCGACATGGAGGATTCGAGCGTCACCCAGAAGACGCTCGATCTCTACCGTGCCCTCCGGCAGAGGGGTCACGACAACGTCGGCGTCGTCCTGCAGGCCTACCTGCGCCGGACCCTCGACGATGTCCGCCGCCTGGCGTCCGAGGGAGCGTCGGTTCGCATCTGCAAGGGCATCTACATCGAGCCGCGCGAGATCGCGTACCAGGACGACGACGTGGTGCGGCGGTCGTTCGTGGACGCGGTGCGCGTCATGCTCGACGGCGACGGAACGTTCACGGCGGTCGCCACGCACGACGAGGCCCTCGTCTTCGAGACGCGCCGCCTCCTCAGGGAGCGGGATATCGGTCCGGATCGTTACGAGTTCCAGATGCTCCTCGGGGTCGATGCCGAGCTGCGGCGGCTGATCGTCGCCGAAGGACATCCCATGCGCGTCTACGTTCCGTTCGGTTCGGGGTGGTACGCCTACTCGCTCCGCCGGCTGGTGGAGAATCCCCGGCTGGCGTCCCACGTTGCCCGGAACGTGCTCGGATTCGGCCCGGGACGCAGCGCGGACGCGGCGGCGGGCGGTTGA
- a CDS encoding bifunctional oligoribonuclease/PAP phosphatase NrnA — protein sequence MAAHEIDTVAARRRPGSRWILTTHLNPDGDGIGSQAGFAAWLRRGGAEVRIVNRDAIPGTLRFLDPEGCIEVYDPAEHDAPIAEADAVVMLDNSDPARLGEMEGAVRAARGLKICIDHHPEPDPMWDLLLVDPEASCTAEIVLRLFEATGDPVDRDAATALYAALVSDTGRFRFGNTDADAFRMAAKLVAAGASPAEVYARLEERFSAAFLVLLGRMLADLEVRAGGRLLVLRTPADFEGALGPAGEDLSEVINLALRSSESRVAVLFRPLGPDRTKISLRSKGRLDVNRLARAHGGGGHRNASGIVMEAGLEEAAARLLPELERLVTG from the coding sequence ATGGCGGCGCATGAGATCGACACCGTCGCGGCCCGGCGGCGCCCCGGTTCGCGCTGGATCCTGACGACGCACCTGAACCCGGACGGCGACGGGATCGGCAGCCAGGCCGGGTTCGCCGCCTGGCTCCGCCGGGGTGGCGCGGAGGTGCGGATCGTCAACCGCGACGCGATTCCAGGAACGCTGCGATTCCTCGACCCGGAAGGCTGCATCGAGGTCTACGACCCGGCGGAGCACGATGCTCCGATCGCCGAAGCCGACGCGGTGGTCATGCTCGACAACTCCGATCCCGCGCGCCTCGGAGAAATGGAAGGCGCCGTCCGAGCGGCGCGGGGCCTCAAGATCTGCATCGACCACCACCCGGAGCCGGATCCGATGTGGGACCTGCTGCTGGTCGACCCCGAGGCTTCGTGCACGGCCGAGATCGTTCTCCGGCTGTTCGAGGCGACCGGCGATCCCGTGGACCGCGACGCCGCGACCGCGCTGTACGCCGCGCTGGTGTCGGACACGGGTCGTTTCCGGTTCGGCAACACGGACGCGGACGCGTTCCGGATGGCGGCGAAACTCGTGGCGGCAGGAGCCAGCCCGGCCGAGGTGTACGCTCGGCTGGAGGAGCGGTTCAGCGCCGCATTCCTCGTGCTGCTCGGAAGAATGCTCGCCGATCTCGAGGTCCGGGCGGGGGGGCGCCTGCTGGTCCTCCGCACGCCGGCCGATTTCGAGGGGGCCCTCGGCCCGGCGGGCGAGGACCTGAGCGAGGTGATCAACCTGGCGCTCCGCTCGAGCGAGAGCCGTGTGGCCGTCCTTTTCCGGCCGCTGGGCCCGGACCGCACGAAGATCAGCCTCCGCTCGAAGGGGAGGCTCGACGTGAACCGGCTCGCCCGCGCCCATGGAGGCGGCGGCCACAGGAACGCTTCCGGTATCGTGATGGAGGCGGGCCTCGAAGAAGCGGCCGCCCGGCTGCTCCCGGAACTCGAGCGGCTCGTCACCGGCTGA
- a CDS encoding gamma carbonic anhydrase family protein, translating to MPSPRPGGDHPTRLTIAPDAFVAPGAVIVGEVSIGAASTVWYGSVLRGDIEPVRIGSRSNVQDLCVIHVDEGYPAVIGDRVTIGHRAVVHGAVLEDDCLIGMGAVVLSGATVRRGAVVAAGAVVREGFEVPSGTVCAGVPGRIIGEVDEATARRVAEGVERYVRYGRLYREGRLGGGPYGGA from the coding sequence ATGCCCAGCCCGCGCCCGGGCGGTGACCACCCCACCCGCCTGACGATCGCTCCCGACGCCTTCGTCGCACCCGGAGCGGTGATCGTCGGCGAGGTGAGCATCGGGGCCGCCTCGACCGTCTGGTACGGCAGCGTGCTGCGCGGAGACATCGAACCGGTTCGGATCGGCAGCCGGTCCAACGTCCAGGACCTCTGCGTGATCCACGTCGACGAGGGCTATCCCGCGGTGATCGGCGACCGGGTGACGATCGGCCACCGGGCCGTCGTCCACGGCGCCGTCCTCGAGGACGACTGCCTGATCGGCATGGGGGCGGTCGTGCTCTCCGGCGCGACGGTGCGGCGCGGGGCGGTGGTCGCAGCCGGCGCCGTGGTGAGGGAGGGCTTCGAGGTCCCCTCCGGCACGGTCTGCGCCGGCGTACCCGGCCGCATCATTGGCGAAGTGGACGAGGCGACCGCCCGCCGCGTCGCCGAGGGCGTGGAGCGGTACGTCCGGTACGGTCGGCTCTACCGGGAGGGACGCCTCGGCGGGGGACCGTATGGCGGCGCATGA